GCAGGGCCGCGGGCTCGCCCTTCATCGCCTTGTCCCAGGACGCCTGGTCCTCCACCGGCTCCTTGCGGAACAGGAAGTCGACGTTGGCGGTGATGTCCGACAGGACGGTGACCCGGGTCTGGGCGTACGGCGCGATGCGCTCCCAGGCGGCGGCGTCGAAGTCCTCGGGCTCCCAGTTGGCGTGCGGGGCGCGCAGCCAGGGGGTGCAGGCGTCCGCGAAGGCCTTCGGGTCCAGCAGGCGGATGTGGTCGGCGTTGATCGCCTCCGCCTTCTTGAGGTCGAAGCGCGCCGGGTTGGCGTTGACGTCCGGGATGTCGAACTTCGCCACCATCTCCTCGATCGAGAAGATGTCCTGGTCCTTGGAGAAGGACCAGCCGAGGAGCGAGAGGTAGTTCAGCAGGCCCTCGGGGAGGAAGCCGCGCTCGCGGTACAGGTTGAGCGAGGCTTCCGGGTCGCGCTTGGAGAGCTTCTTGTTGCCCTCGCCCATCACGTACGGCAGGTGGCCGAAGGCGGGCGTGGCCTTGGCGATGCCCAGCTCCGTCAGCGCCTTGTACAGGGCGATCTGGCGGGGGGTGGAGGAGAGCAGGTCCTCGCCGCGCAGGACGTGGGTGATCTCCATCAACGCGTCGTCGACCGGGTTGACCAGCGTGTAGAGCGGGGCGCCGTTGGCCCGGACGATGCCGAAGTCGGGCACGTTCTCCGGGCTGAAGGACAGCTCGCCGCGGACCAGGTCCGTGAAGGTGATCGTCTCGTCGGGCATCCGGAAGCGGACGATCGAGGTGCGGCCCTCGGCCTCGTACGCGGTCTTCTGCTCGGCGCTCAGGTCGCGGCAGTGGCCGTCGTAGCCGGAGGGGCGGCCGGCCGCGCGGGCGGCGTCGCGGCGCGCGTCGAGCTCCTCGGTGGTGCAGAAGCAGCGGTAGGCGTAGCCGGCGTCCTGGAGCTTCTTCGCCACGTCGGCGTAGATGTCCATGCGCTGGGACTGGCGGTAGGGCGCGTGCGGGCCGCCGATCTCCGGGCCCTCGTCCCAGGTGAAGCCGAGCCAGCGCAGCGAGTCGAGGAGCTGCTCGTAGGACTCCTCGGAGTCGCGGGCCGCGTCGGTGTCCTCGATCCGGAAGACGAACGTGCCGCCGTGGTGGCGGGCGAACGCCCAGTTGAAGAGGGCCGTGCGGACCAGGCCCACGTGGGGGTTGCCGGTCGGGGAGGGACAGAAACGTACGCGGGGGGAGTTCGCGTTAGCCACGCTTGATCACCTTGTTGGTGAGAGTGCCGATGCCTTCGATGGTGACGGCGACCTCGTCGCCGACGTTCAGGGGGCCGACTCCGGCCGGGGTCCCCGTGAGGATGACGTCGCCGGGGAGCAGCGTCATGGCCTCGCTGATGTGGACGATCAGGTCCTCGACCGGGCGGATCATGTCCCCGGTGCGGCCGAGCTGGCGCTGTTCGCCGTTGACGGTGCACTGGATGGCGAGGTCGCCCGGGTCGAGGTCGGTCTCGATCCAGGGGCCGAGGGGGCAGGAGCTGTCGAAGCCCTTGGCGCGGGCCCACTGCTTCTCGCGCTGCTGGATGTCGCGCGCGGTGACGTCGTTGGCGCAGGTGTAGCCGAGGATCACGTCCTTGACGCGCTCCCTGGGGACCTCGCGGCACATGCGGCCGATGACCACGGCCAGCTCGGCCTCGTAGTGGAGGTCCTGCGTGAAGGAGGGGTACGTGATCGGGTCGCCCGGGCCGACCACCGAGGTGGAGGGCTTGAAGAAGGTGACGGGCGGTTCGAGCCGGCCCTGCTCGTCGACGACGGCGTGTCCGAGCTCCGCCGCGTGCTCCGCGTAGTTGCGGCCGATGGCCACGACCTTGCTGGGCAGCACGGGCGGCAGCAGGCGGACCTTGCTCAGCGGGACCTTGGTCCCGGAGAGCTCGAAGTCCGCGAAGGGGATGCCCTTGATGATGTCGAGGACGAGCTCGCCCCCGGCGCCGGGGGCTGCGTCGCCCTCGACCGCGCCGAAGGCGACGTTGCCGTCGATCGAGAACCTGGCGATGCGCACGTGTTGCGTCTGCCCCTCTGTCTGTCCGCTGGCTGGAGTCTGCGGACTCCAGGCTAACGCGGCGGACAGGGGGTGCTTCGCGCTCCGCGCGCGCCGGCGCTACGGCGCGGGGGTGGTCTCCGGCGCGACCATCAGGATGGTGCGGCGCGGGTTCGCGGTCTGCGTCGGCAGCTCGACGGCGTGCTCCGGGAGGGCCGGGGCCGCCTGCAGCTCCTCTGCGTCCTTGAGGTGCGCGAGGGTGGTGCGGCGGGGGTTGGCAATGTTGCGGAACATCGTCGTCGTCTTCATCGGAGTTCGGGGTCCTCGGTTCGGTCTGGATGGTGGATGTCGCGTGCGCCGGCCCTCGGCGCCAACCCTTGAAGAGGCAAGGCTAAACATCTGAATCCCCCGTCTCGCGGGGAAGTAATGGCCATGGCCGTGTGAGTTTGCTCACCAGCGACCAGGCATTATGGGCATAACGGGCAGTCAATTACCTCCGGCGAAACGGACATTGCGCCACTGAATGCGCCATTCCGCTCCTGATCATCGCGACTGGGACACCTTGCCAGGCCCACTGTTTGGATGATGTAAGTCCGATTCGTCCGCAAAGCGGTCCCACATCGCGTAGCCCGTCTGTCACAAGCCGTCACCGACGGTCCGAGCGGGGGCGCGCACCTTGTTGGAGATCCTCCACTGTGCTGGAATTCGCGGGACCGCCGCGGGAATCAGCCGGCGCGCAGGTGGCGCGACCCAGCGCCGAGCGCGGTGGCAAGGAGAGGGAGACGCGCCGGTCACCGACGACCACCATGGGGCCGTACGTGCCCCACGACTCGACACCGTCCCGCCGGTCACCCGGCAGGACGCCTGGTCCAGAGGTTGCGACGCTAGTGCAGGGACGATTCAAGAGGGATGGCAGCGCTGCGGCGGAGCAGGAGCCGCGCGGCGGGACCGACCGCGGCTCCTCGCCCCAGCACGCCCAGAACCGCGGGCCGGGTGCCGAAGGC
Above is a window of Streptomyces subrutilus DNA encoding:
- the gltX gene encoding glutamate--tRNA ligase, with product MANANSPRVRFCPSPTGNPHVGLVRTALFNWAFARHHGGTFVFRIEDTDAARDSEESYEQLLDSLRWLGFTWDEGPEIGGPHAPYRQSQRMDIYADVAKKLQDAGYAYRCFCTTEELDARRDAARAAGRPSGYDGHCRDLSAEQKTAYEAEGRTSIVRFRMPDETITFTDLVRGELSFSPENVPDFGIVRANGAPLYTLVNPVDDALMEITHVLRGEDLLSSTPRQIALYKALTELGIAKATPAFGHLPYVMGEGNKKLSKRDPEASLNLYRERGFLPEGLLNYLSLLGWSFSKDQDIFSIEEMVAKFDIPDVNANPARFDLKKAEAINADHIRLLDPKAFADACTPWLRAPHANWEPEDFDAAAWERIAPYAQTRVTVLSDITANVDFLFRKEPVEDQASWDKAMKGEPAALLTTARANLDAADWSDPESLKQAVLTAGEAHGLKLGKAQAPVRVAVTGRTVGLPLFESLEILGKERSLSRIDAALGRLAA
- a CDS encoding fumarylacetoacetate hydrolase family protein — protein: MRIARFSIDGNVAFGAVEGDAAPGAGGELVLDIIKGIPFADFELSGTKVPLSKVRLLPPVLPSKVVAIGRNYAEHAAELGHAVVDEQGRLEPPVTFFKPSTSVVGPGDPITYPSFTQDLHYEAELAVVIGRMCREVPRERVKDVILGYTCANDVTARDIQQREKQWARAKGFDSSCPLGPWIETDLDPGDLAIQCTVNGEQRQLGRTGDMIRPVEDLIVHISEAMTLLPGDVILTGTPAGVGPLNVGDEVAVTIEGIGTLTNKVIKRG